TGTCCCAGTGGCCGTCGAAGAGCTCCTGCACCAGGTCGTCCAGCGAGCCGGTGAAGCCGGGCTGGCACGCGGTCCCGATCAGCATGGTCAGGGGGAAGCCCTGGCGGGGCAGGACGTGGTCCCAGCCCGAGACGAACCAGTCGTTGTGCATCGCCAGGTCCCGGCGCGGGCCGGGCACCGTTGAGTTGTCAGTCATCCGCAGCTCTTCCTCCAAAACGGTCCAACGCTCGCAGCGTACGCACTACGCCGCGGCACTCCTGCACGGCCGTCCCACCCAGGCCTGATGCTCCGGGGCGACGTGTAGCTGCTCGCGGAGGCGTCCGCGCAGGACACCGACGCGCGTGCGGCCCTCCAGGACCTGCAGTCCGCTGTCCGGCGGGTCCAGCAGGCTTCGATCGAGGAGGAGCGGCGCTCGCAGCCACGTCCCGTGTTCTGCCCAGTACCGGCCGATCTGCGGGGGCCGGACCTTGACCCAGTGCACCGGATTTTCAGCGAAGTGCTCAACACAGCCGGCGTCGGACTCGCCTGTCGGCATGGTGCAGAAGTCCCCGGCCGGGATCGGCTCCAGCTGCCAGGTGACGTTGCACAGCTCGAGGTCGCTGTAGTCGGCCAAGAAGTGGGCACCGTGGTCGAAGAGGAACTGCTCTACGACGTCGTCTGGCCACTGCAGCGGGGCCAGTTCCGGGTCGGCGCTGAACTGGGCGTAGGTGTAGCTGAAGCCGCTGGCCTGGCGTCGGGCGAACAGTGGGCTGAGGTCGCTGAACTTCATGCCGTCAGATGTACAGGTAGTTCCGGGCTTTGTTCCCCCGCTCCCCATCTCGTGTACCAGGCCCTGGAGGTCAGAGAGCACGAGGTGGGTGCCGCTCATCGAGTGCCCTCCGCGTCGTCCTGGTCGTGGTCGCCGGTAGTGGCGTCCAAGGCATGGGCGGCGAGGAAGCGGGCGTAGCCGCGGATGGCGCGCTCCAACAGCGCCGGGGAGGGTCGGCCGAAGTCGGGCGGCTGAAGGCCGGGGCCTTGGGGTGCGGGGACGGCGGGTGGGGGTGCGTTCATGAGCACCGTCGCCGTTGCTGGGGAGCGGAGCTCCAGGTGCGGGGCGGCTGGGCGGAGCCGAGCGGGTCCTCGAAGCTGAGGATGGCGTGCGGTTCACAGTTTGAGGGCTCTGCGTGAACGGCGCGGAGCCGCGCTCGCAGCGTGGGGTCGGTGACCAGGGTGAGCGCGCGGGTGTGGTCTGCGGCTGTGGTGGCGAGAAGGTCACGCTGCTGTTCCAGGTAGGCGGTCAGGAAGTCGTGGGTGGGTCCGTTGGTGTCCGGGAGGATGCGGGCGGTGTAGATCATGGTGAGGGGGAAGGCCCAGCAGGCGTGGAGGAAGCCGAAGGCCGGGCGCCTCGTCTTCCTCCACGGGGAGTAGAACTCCGTCTTTTCGCTGATCTTGCAGGCGGTGGCGGTCAGGGCATCGTTGAGCCAGTTGTGGCCGGCCTCGTGGATGAGGTCGCGGCCCAGTACGGCGGGGTCGCCGACGTGGTCGCAGAAGACGGTGCCGGGAAGCCTGGTGATGGACCAGCTGATGAGGGTGTCGCCCAGGTTCTTGCGCCGCAGGAGGCAGGCGACGACGGCGTGGTCGGCCAGGAGGTCGGCGAACCCGGCCCGGGCGCCCATGGCGTACGCGGTGGCGGCCAGTTCCTGTTGTTCCCCCGGGGCGGCGGCGGTGTCGGGGCCCAGGAGGTAGTAGGGGGTCTCCGAGAGTGGGGAGCGGAGCATGCCGTCCGGGTCCGGGGCGACCACGATGCGCGGCCCGACGACGGTGGGCGTGGTCAGCGCCGACGCGTTGGCGTCGGGGTGGGCGCGGTACCAGTCGAAGGTGGCGGTGTCCTTGGCGCGCGCGGCGGTTTCGGCGCCTTCGAGGGCGTGGTGGGCCAGGCAGTAGATGGTGGCCGTACTGCGCGCGGGGGCGCTGCCGGCCTGGAGGACGGTGTGGATCTGGCTGGTTCGGTCCCGGTGCAGGTCCTGGACCGGGGCGAGGGCGAAGTCGATGGCGGGCATGAGCACGAGAGGTCCTTCCGACGGGGCTGGGCCTGGGGCCGGACCCGGCGGGTCCGGCCCCAGGCGGTGCTCACCGGCAGTTCACCGCCGGCGCGGTGGTGCCGCTCAGGCGTGGCTGCCCATGGCGGGCTCGGCCGCCTCGGTGGTCGTCCAGCCCTCGGCGGAGATGCTGGAGGTGTGGGCGGTGGCGCGGACGGTCTCGTCCTCGCCGCGCAGCTCGCCGACGGCGTTGAGGAACTCGTTGATCCGGTAGCGCGGCCGGCTTGCCGAGGAGCCCAAGGTCACGCGGCACGGACCGACCACCCTGACCCGCTCCGCCGAGCTGGACGAGAAGGTCGGGAAGTGGCTGGCCGATCCCGCCCATACGGTCCCGGTCCACGCGAACAGCTGGAACCGGGCCGAGGCCGGGGCGCCCGTCTGGACCACCCTGAGCCAGTTGATCACGGACGGGGCCAGTGCCTGCCTCTTCGGCCGCGGAAACCACGTCAACGGCCGCCAGCAAGCCCGCCGGGACATGGTCTTGGAGGCCAGCGCCGAAGGAAAAGTACAGCCGATCGCGGGACGTGACGGGATCACGGCGACGAGCGGGCAGATCTACGTCCCGCGCTCGCGTCGCCCCCAGGGACGCACGGTCAGGGAACTCGACCAGGTGCTGGCCGACTGGCTAGCCGTTTCCGGCAACCGGGTCCCGGTCCGGGCCCGGGACGACGCCGCCGGCGCTGCGGGCAC
This sequence is a window from Streptomyces sp. NBC_00654. Protein-coding genes within it:
- a CDS encoding HEXXH motif-containing putative peptide modification protein, whose protein sequence is MPAIDFALAPVQDLHRDRTSQIHTVLQAGSAPARSTATIYCLAHHALEGAETAARAKDTATFDWYRAHPDANASALTTPTVVGPRIVVAPDPDGMLRSPLSETPYYLLGPDTAAAPGEQQELAATAYAMGARAGFADLLADHAVVACLLRRKNLGDTLISWSITRLPGTVFCDHVGDPAVLGRDLIHEAGHNWLNDALTATACKISEKTEFYSPWRKTRRPAFGFLHACWAFPLTMIYTARILPDTNGPTHDFLTAYLEQQRDLLATTAADHTRALTLVTDPTLRARLRAVHAEPSNCEPHAILSFEDPLGSAQPPRTWSSAPQQRRRCS